GAAGCAAGCAACAATAGCTAGGTATTATACAAAAGCTGAATACAAACTTGCTCAAGCAGATGTAGAATTGTTTGAGTTTATCAGTTGCTACAAGATTTAAAGATCTTTCTTGCTATTCCACTTCTTGTTTATCATGACAACATCAACTCACTTTCCTTAGCTTTTAATCATGTGTTTCATATCAAGATGAAACATATGGCTCTTGATTTCCCCTTTGTCAGAGAATCACTGCAATCCAAAACTTTGAGGGTTTCTTATATTTGTACCATTGCAGACATCTTTACTAAGAGGTTATATAGTCCCAGATTCTCTTTGCTCAAGAACAAGTTGAATGTTTCGAGTATTCTATCTCGTCTCAAAAATCCCGGCCCACGGGTGTTAATAGTGTGTAAATTTCACTTACACCATGGTTACACCAAGTCTGTCATgtttttataaatatttttgttATAAACACGTGTCGTCTCTCTATATGCTTTGCATGAGTTTTGTGTCCGTTAATTCTCACTCATAGAAGATGTGTGTCTGCATCTGAAATCTACGTGATGaactttatttttttcaaaatctgATAAACATTTCCATCTATacagtgataaaatcatttgatgATACCAGTAACCGTCAGCACCACATCttttttaccgatcaaaaaaataaagtccGAATTAGCATCGTATCATATTTTATCTGTGGCTAATTAATGATAATCAGCAAAATTATCTTTGGCTAATTAATAATAATCAGCAAAATTCTGAAAAGTGGTATTATGATTTACTGTATCGAACACATCACCAAATACTGTATCCGACACGTAGAGCCCTGATCACGAACAAAATGTTTCTAAATGCTACGAGCCATTGGAAAAGCGGTTCCGCTAAAAGTGATGGCATAGGTTGCAGAAAGCTTGTAAGCTCATTTCATGTGAAGCGTCTTACAACTGATGATATAGCTGATATTTCTGAGTAGACTTCAAAGTTCAACTTcaaactcatcatagacatgcTCAATATATCTGCACTCGTCAAATGTTTAATTTCCTTGAAATCCAAACATCAATCAGGGGTCAGTACTGTAGGTACATGATGTTGTATAAAAATTGGTACTTGGTAGCAGTAGTTTATTGCGTTACGAATAATGATAATATTCGCGTGAAATTtgacaaaagaagcaaaagaaaaCGAGCAAAACATCAagatgttcttctttttcatttgagTTGCCAAAATTCGTGAAAATCCAAAATTGCTTTTATCAGCGTTTGTTATAATACAATTTGCATGGACGCCACTTGTTTGAATTTTAAGCTTAAAACAGTTTTCCAAAACACTGAGATAAGTGAGTAAGACTTGTTtaaatttttatcaaaaacaagaCATGAAAGAGAGAGCTTGAGCTGGAAAATTTTATGTGGGGAAGAAAAGAACTAATAACTTTTTCCCATTATTCTATCAATTTCAGTTTTCAACAACTCaattttcaacttcttcttcttcttcttcttctcaaaattccAACTTTACTTTGTACTTTACTCTACTCTCTCTCACAGTCTCACAATTGAGGGAACCTgataagatgatgatgttgatctctccatctcctttttctcttTGTTGTGCTCTCCTCCTCTGTCTGCCACTGGCACTGGTTTTCACTTCCACTACTACTCCTCCAACCACCGGTAACAGTGGCATAAAAAGAAACTTacttcctccaccaccaccaccaataagaATACCCACTGATGATGAGTCTCTATTCAAACTCGCTTCCCGAGTTAACTCAAaaccatttccttcttcttctccttcttcaccgAGAAAAATTGCTTTTATGTTTCTTACAACAACTCCACTTCCATTTTCACCACTCTGGGAACTGTTTTTCAATCAAACCAAAGAAATTCATCAAAATCATAATAATCTTTACAACATTTACATTCATGCTGATCCAAATCAAACTTACGACTCACCATTCACAGGTGTTTTTAACAACCGAGTAATTCCTTCGTCAAAACCCACAAAGAGATTCACTCCATCTTTAATTTCTGCAGCTCGTCGTCTTCTTGCTCATGCTTTGATTCACGATTCTTCAAATTCCATGTTTGCTCTCATTTCTTCTACGTGTATTCCTCTTCATTCTTTTAATTTCACTTACAATACCTTAATCCGATCAAAGAAAAGCTTCATCGAGATACTACCTAACGAACCAGGAGCTTATGATAGATGGGTTGCGCGTGGATTAGATATCATGTTACCGGAAATTCCATTCGATAGGTTTCGAATCGGATCACAGTTCTTCGTCTTGACCCGCAAACATGCAAGATTAGTTGTGCGAGATCGACGGCTATGGTCGAAATTTAAACTTCCTTGTCTGCAATGGGATGTCTGTTACCCGGAAGAACATTATTTTCCTACTCTGATGAACATGCTTGATCCACAGGGATGTGTACCTGCAACTTTGACTCATGTTGACTGGCATGGAAGATCCGACGGTCATCCTCGTACTTATGAAGCTTCAGAAGTGAACCCCGAGTTGATCATCAAGCTTAGAGGAGACAAACTCAGATATGGTGgtactgatgaagatgatgagaagaaaATAAACGGCTCTGATTCGTCGAGGATGCTGCATCAAAAACATCATCAAGATGACCGTTTTCTTTTTGCAAGGAAGTTTTCTCCGGATTCATTACAACCGTTGATGGATATAGCTGAAGATATTATCtttaaagatttttgatttttgtaaaAATTTACTAAAATGATGAGACAAAAAATACCTTCCTCCACTTTGAAACTCAAaaaagagagaaagttgagagagaagaaaaaaaaaaaaagtggctgGCCTTATCAATAAACGAACCTGCCATTTGTCGTTTTACTTTGTATTTTCACTGTACACCTTTAGCAAGTCCTACATAAATTTGAGATTAATTTAGCTAAGTAGATTAAATAAATGGACTGAAggtttttcaaaatttcaaaatgaTATATGAGATGGAAAATTGCACATTATCTGCCCATCGGCAGTTCATTTAAACGTTTCTATcctctctgataacgcaacatatAATTGTGTAATCTGCCATTTTTACCTTCTTCCAGAAAAACTCGTGCGCTCTGCCCAAGAACATTTCTTTTTTCGCCTGCATTTCACAATACAGAGAATGAGAGAGTGTTGTTATTATTCTAATCCTTAATCAACTTGACACACTTCGCATCTTCTGATTCATTCAGGTACACTAGTGAGtacaataaaacaaaacaaactatCAAGAATTCACTGCATCACCGTGACTTGCCTCTTCATGAATTACACCAAGCTGGTCAAGCGAAGGAACATCTTTGCATCCCCCAATTTTGCAAAGATCGGTGCTGGGAAGTGATCAAATTGACAGTGGAAGTTCAAAGCAGCCACGAATTGCAGACTGCAAGTTGATTCATCATGGCAGAtattgtgttgagtatataaCCACATCTAACCTCGAAAACAAATGCAACTTTTAAAACACCGGAATATACTTCTAGATTTACGTACCTTACGAAATTGGGTAAATATGCCAGGTAAACTACTCGGATTAAATGGGAGATCATCATACTTCCCTAAGTAAGCTCAAGCTTCACATTTGTAGGATTTCGACTGGTGGATGTCGATCCCTCTGATAGCAGAGATACTCCTTGCAAACCTATCTTGACAAGTTTCTCCTCGCTACAAGTTTCTTTAGGGGCATAGATCTGAATATCAACTCAATCATCAAAAGCTTGATTAACGAATCATATAGTGCAGTACATGAAAGAAATTCATTGCAAGACAATTGCTCTAGCTTCAATATCATTTATAACAAAATTAACATAATCTATAACTGTATGAGCTCCAAATCCTTTTGCAGCTGAAGGGAGAATATCCTCGGGTTTTCCATGTAACCAAATTCAAACCTCTCTTcatcaaattcttcttcaaaTCAGCTAAGCACTCAACCAAAAATTGCGTACGTAAAGCTGCAAAGCAAGTGCCGAAACTCATACACATTCATTCAACTTCGAAAAGCAAATTGATATTCATACATTCCCCATTTCACCAGATTTTGTTTCGGCAACAAACTCAAAACATACATCTAGAAGGCGTGAGTTGAAAAAAAGGTACCACCATCTGGATTTACCTTAGATTAAAATGCAGATACAATCAACCCCTATTActaatagaaaacaagaaaaacaacaagCAAGTGCAGAATGTGTATCATAATAATAGTTTCAATCAGCATTCCCAAAGTGGAAGCCATGACCCTTTAACCGTTTCAGGCATCCATTTTTACCGTTTTATATATTCCCAATCTAATTACAAACAAGTTGATCCCAAGCTTAGGCAGTTAAGTGGATCCCCTGCTCTATTCACTAAGAAAGAGATAATTGAACAAAAAATAACAAGTCTGCAATCGACAAAGCTCATATGAAAGCCGTAAACCAACATCAAGACATGGTTATGAATGAAATCGAATCTTAATCCAACTGGCATTTAAAAGAAGTGAAAATTCCACCAAGACGTTTAACCTATAGAGATGCACATTCAGCTGACTAGTCACTCAGTGTAAGTGTTAATTCAATTTTTGTGGATCCCCAACAACAGCTTTTAAGACAACTTCAGATACCCACATTCAATAGTACACTAAGAATAAATTATGATCAGAAGCCAAAATCCCTCAACTTCACTCCTGTCCACTCAAGGCCTTCTCCCAAATCGACATCATCTGAATTTCCAAGAGATCCCTCAATAAAGAGTGCCCATCATTGTACGTTTTCGCAACGCCATCCATTAGTTTAGTTAACTGGTGAAACTATGAACATCCATAGTTGCTTCCAAATGAGCATCATTACCTTTCCTATACTATTCCAATTCTATCATGTGTTCTTAGATTAGATGTCAAATCATCTTCAACAAACCCCCAATTTTTTAAAATTACCcaaaaaataattctaaaacctACACGAAATTCTCCCATCACTAAAAACCCTAATCTAGATGCCAGTCAATAATTAGTAAACTAGATTACCAACCAAATGTGTATGTGAATTAGCTATCACCCTAGCAAGGTTAATGAAAAATGAATTTAAACAACACTCTCCACAAATCTAATGTTAACTAAAATCAAATTTGTAGAAGTAAGAATGAAAAATTACCTCCATCGGAATCCTCCTATAGGACCAATACAAAAAACAGGTAGCTGGGATTTTTCttatggtggtggagaaggaaACTGAAGAAATGGAAGAGAAAGAGAGTGTTACAGAAAGACATCTCATTGGATGAAGGCAGGGAGTGCTTTTGAAATTGTCGCTGGATTGGTGACGACGTGGAATTTTAAGCGACCAATTGACCAGATCGGACACCGGAGACCGGTTTAATCCATTTTATAGTCAAGACTAGTCAAGCAATAAATGATAAAAGCTTATATTATTAGTTGAAAATATTGAAATGAAATGATACACAAGCATTCACAATAAGCAGTTACAAAGGGTTAACAGTACTGCTGAAAATAATTCAATGTCTTCTTCGTCAATATTAAGCAA
This DNA window, taken from Papaver somniferum cultivar HN1 chromosome 3, ASM357369v1, whole genome shotgun sequence, encodes the following:
- the LOC113356023 gene encoding uncharacterized protein LOC113356023, which encodes MMMLISPSPFSLCCALLLCLPLALVFTSTTTPPTTGNSGIKRNLLPPPPPPIRIPTDDESLFKLASRVNSKPFPSSSPSSPRKIAFMFLTTTPLPFSPLWELFFNQTKEIHQNHNNLYNIYIHADPNQTYDSPFTGVFNNRVIPSSKPTKRFTPSLISAARRLLAHALIHDSSNSMFALISSTCIPLHSFNFTYNTLIRSKKSFIEILPNEPGAYDRWVARGLDIMLPEIPFDRFRIGSQFFVLTRKHARLVVRDRRLWSKFKLPCLQWDVCYPEEHYFPTLMNMLDPQGCVPATLTHVDWHGRSDGHPRTYEASEVNPELIIKLRGDKLRYGGTDEDDEKKINGSDSSRMLHQKHHQDDRFLFARKFSPDSLQPLMDIAEDIIFKDF